The nucleotide sequence TAATATAGATGTAATTATGACTGAATCTGCATCAAAATTTGTGACTCCTTTAAGTTTTCAAACATTGAGTCAGAATATAGTTAATTGTGATATGTTTACTGAACCTAGAGCATGGGAAATAAAACACATTTCTCTTGCTAAAAAAGCAGATTTAATGCTTATAGCACCAGCTACTGCTAATATAATAGGAAAAGTTGCAAATGGTATAGCGGATGATTTATTATCTACTACAATTATGGCAACTCAGGCAAAGGTGATTTTTGCACCAGCTATGAATACTAATATGTATAATAATGCTATAGTTCAACATAATATAGGCAAATTAAAGGATTTTGGATATGAGTTTATAGAACCATTCAGTGGAAGGCTCGCATGTGGTGATTATGGAACAGGTAAACTAGCAGATGTGGAAAAAATAGTTCAGGTTATTCAGAGTATTTTATATGATAAAAAAGATTTAAAAGGTAAAAAAGTGCTGGTTACAGCTGGTCCAACGATGGCGGCCTTAGATCCTGTTAGATATATTACGAATAGATCTTCGGGAAAAATGGGATATGCTATTGCAGAAGAGGCAAGAGATAGGGGAGCAGAGGTTACACTTGTATGTGGAAATACATATATTAAGCCGCCTATTGGAGTAGAATCAGTATATGCTAAGACGAATGAAGATATGCTAAATGTTGTTTTGGGTAATTTTAACAAACAGGATATAGTCGTAAAAGCAGCAGCAGTGGCAGACTATAAACCTAAAAATTACTCTGATAAGAAGATAAAGAAATCTGGAAACGATCTTGATCTGGTTTTAACTCAGGACAATGATATATTAAAAAAACTTGGAAGCATTAAAACTGATCAAGTGCTTGTAGGATTTGCAGCCGAGAGTAATGATTTGCTTGAAAATGCAAAGAAAAAACTTGAAAATAAAAACTTAGACTTTATAGTCGCAAATGATATAACTGCACCGGATTCAGGTTTTGCATCGGATAATAATAGGACTACTATTTTGTGTAGAGATGGCAGAATTATTCCTATGGAGAAAATGCCTAAGAGACAGGTCGCTAGGAAATTATTTGATTTGATAAATGCTAGATAACTTTATATTATTATACTAACTCCCGCTTTATTTTAGGTGGGAGTTAGTATATGTTAAGAAAGAATTATAAATTTAATGGATTTAAAAAGGTGATTAAGTGAATAAATATGTTGGCGTTATAATTAACAATCTCTCTGTGCAACTGGATAGGATATTTACATATAGAATTCCAGAGGCTTTTTTAGAACAAATTGATATAGGATATAGAGTAAAGGTTCCATTTGGCAGATCAAATAAGCTTATAGATGCTTTTATAGTTAGATTTTATAATGAGTATGACGGAGAAAACAAAATAAAAGATTTAAAGGAAATTTGTGAGCCTTTTCCTCTGTTTGATAAAAATGATTTACTAATAATAGAGGAAATGAGAAAAAAATATTTAAGTACTTATTTAGAGTGCATAAAACCTTTTCTACCTGCCGGAACATTTAAAGGTATGAAGAATAAAAAAGAAAACGTAATATGCGTCGCACAGGAACTCGATGGGAAATTTCTAAAGGATAATTATAAAATGATATATGAGGTTGTTAGAAATAATAATGGGATATATAGTAAAAGTTATTTATCAAGCAATTTTAATTTGTCATTGTCTTCAATTAATACGCTGATAAAACATGGATATCTTATAAATAAAGAAAAGATTGTAAGTAGATATGATAAAAGAAAGTACAAAAAATATGCAGTTAAAGAACTTAATTTTGAGCAGAAGTCATCAATTGAAGAAATATTAAATTCTGATAAGAAAGTATTTTTAATACACGGAGTAACTGGCAGTGGAAAAACTGAAATATATATGCACCTTGTAAGTGAAATGATAAAGCAAAATAAAGAATCTATTATATTAGTTCCAGAAATAGCACTGACACCGCAAATGGTTGAAAGGTTTAAAGGGAGGTTTGGAAATAATATAAGTGTATTCCACAGTAAACTCTCTGATGGTGAAAGGTATGATGAGTGGCTAAGGGTGAAAGAAGGAAAAGTTAAACTTGCAATTGGGGCGAGATCTGCAATATTTCTTCCATTTAGAAATCTTGGACTTATAGTAATTGATGAGGAACATGAGGAAAGTTACAAATCGGATAGTAACCCAAAATACAATGCAAGAGAGATAGGAAAACTTCAGTCTGATTTTAAGGGCTGTAAATTGATACTTGGTTCTGCAACACCATCAATAGAAACTTATTATAATTGTATAAAAGGAAACATTGAGCTTATAACTATAAAAAACAGGGTGGATGGAGCCCTTATGCCAAAGATAAAAATAGTTGATATGAGAGAGGAGTTAATGGCCTCCAACAAATCTATTTTTAGCAGAGAACTTTATAACAGTATAGAAGATAGGCTTGAACAGAAAGAGCAAATAATTTTGTTTCTAAATAGACGAGGTTTTTCAACTTTTGTATCATGTAGAAAATGTGGGTATGTTTTTAAATGTGAACATTGTGATATTTCGCTTACATATCATAGTGATAAGAGAAAACTTATATGTCATTACTGTGGTACAAGTCGAAATCTGCCTAGAATATGCCCCAAATGTGGCAGCAGATATGTTAAATTTTTTGGTGTGGGAACTGAAAAAGTGGAAGAAGAAATTAAAAAGGTTTTTCCTCAAGCTGTGACTCTAAGAATGGATTTTGATACTACACGAACAAAAAATTCTTATGAACAAATATATAATGATTTTAAGAATGGAAAAGCAGATATACTTATTGGTACTCAGATGATTGCAAAGGGTTTGGATTTTAAAAATGTGACACTGGTTGGAGTTATTGCAGCAGATGTTTCACTAAATTTGCCAGACTTTAGATCTGCGGAAAGAACGTTTCAACTTATTACACAAGTATCGGGAAGATCAGGAAGAGGTAAAAAAAATGGTGAAGTTATTATTCAAACATACAATCCTGATAATTATAGTATAGTGTATGCTGCGAAAAATGATTATATTGGTTTTTTTAAAGAAGAGATTGGAATTAGAAAATCTATGGAATATCCACCATTTACAGATATTCTTTTAATAAATATGAGTTCTAAAAATGAAAATATGTTAATAAAAAATATACAAAATGTTGGTGTGGTATTGAAAAATAAATTAGAAAAACATGATAAAATAAATATGTTAGGACCATGTCCGTGTCAGATTTCTAAGATAAAAGAATTATTTAGATGGCAAATATTTATAAAAGGTGTAATGAATATTGAATTTATTAAGGAGATAAAAGATATTGTTTATAATACAATGAAAAATGTGTCGGATGATATCAGGATAAGTATTGACGCTCATCCAAATAATTTGCTTTAATTATATGGTATTATAATTATTGTAAAGTATTTATATAATAAACTAGATTTTATTAGAATGTTATTAGGAGGTTAAGTTATGGCATTAAGAAATATAAGAAAGTATGGAGACGAAATTCTGAGGAAAAAAAGTAGAAAGGTAGATAAGATAGATGATAGAATTATAACTTTACTTGATGATATGCAGGAAACTATGTATGATTCAGATGGTGTAGGTCTTGCAGCACCTCAAGTTGGAATACTTAAAAGAATGATTGTAATTGATGTAGGGGATGGAATAATTAGACTTATAAATCCTTCAATAATGTCTTATGATGGAAATCAAGTCGATGAGGAAGGGTGTTTAAGTATTCCAGGAGAATCAAAGGAGGTTAATAGGCCATATAAAGTTAAGGTTAAAGCCTTAAATGAGGATGGAGAAGATATAATTATAGAAGCTGAAGGATTGCTAGCAAGGGCCTTGTGTCATGAAATAGATCATTTGGATGGAATATTATTTATAGATAAGGCAGTTGATAAGAATGAAAAATAGTAATATAAGTGTAGTGTTTATGGGAACACCAGAATTTGCAGTCCCATCACTTAATAAGCTTATAGAAAGTTTTAATGTAACTGGGGTATACACTCAACCTGATAAACCTAAAGGAAGAGGAAAAAAAATGACCATGTCCAAAGTAAAGGAAATTGCGCTTGACAGTAGTATACCAGTATATCAGCCTTTAAGGCTCAAGACAGATGCAGAAGCAATAGAAAAATTGAAAGATATGGCTCCTGATTTTATTGTGGTGGTGGCGTATGGTCAGATACTTACCAAAGAAGTGCTTGATATACCTAAGTATGGATGTATCAATTTGCATGCTTCTATTTTACCTAAGTATAGAGGAGCGGCACCAATAAACTGGGCTGTTATAAATGGGGAGAAAGAAACTGGAAATACCACGATGATGATGGATGTAGGATTGGATACAGGAGATATGCTTCTCCAAAGTAAGATGGAAATAAGTAATAACATGACTGCGGGAGAACTTCATGATTTGCTGATGCTGGATGGAGCGGACTTGCTTATAAAAACATTAAATGGTATTTTAGAGGGAAGGATTACAAGAAAAAAACAAGGAGAGACTACAACAGGGTATGCTTCAATGCTTGATAAAAAAATGGCAAAAATAAATTGGAATTCAACTAGCCGTGAGATAAAGGATTTTATTAGGGGTTTAAATCCATGGCCGGTTGCATATACTGAATACGATGGTCAAAATATGAAAATTTATGAGGCTGAAATCTTGGATGAAACTTCAAAACAGTATGAGCCTGGATATATAGTAGATATTGCAAGTTGTGGTATAAAAGTTGCCTGTAAGCAAGGAATTTTGCTTTTAAAGGTAATACAGTTTCCTGGACGTAAGGCAATGAAGGTTAGTGATTATATAAGAGGACATGAAATAAAGTGTAATGTTATACTTGGATAATAACTCTATTATAGATGAGGAGGTGTATTTTTTATGTTTTATTTTGATAGTACATTTATTATATTGATACCAGCTTTAATAATATCTGCATGGGCTCAGTACAAAGTGTCTTCTACTTTTAATAAGTATTCTAATTATAGAAGCATGAATGGATACACTGGTGCTCAGGTAGCTAGAATGCTTTTGGATAACAGTGGTCTTAACTATGTACCTGTAGAAGTGATACCAGGAAAACTTACAGATCATTATGATCCATCGAAACAGGTTATGAGGCTTTCTGAGGATGTTTTCTATGGTAATTCCGTCGCATCTATTGGAGTTGCAGCACATGAAACAGGTCATGCTATACAACACAAGAGACATTATGCACCTCTAATTATTAGAAATACTATAGTACCTGTTGTAAATTTTAGTTCAAATTTTTCATGGATACTTTTTATAGCTGGAATAATACTTGGATTTAGGGGACTTATAAGTGCCGGGATATTACTTTTTACAGCAGTTGTTATTTTCCAAATTGTAACTCTTCCTGTTGAGTTTAACGCTTCAAGCAGGGCACTTAAAATATTGAGCAGTAGAGGTATTTTATATGGTGATGAAGTTAGAGGCGCAAAGAAAGTCTTGTCTGCTGCAGCCATGACTTATGTAGCAGCTGCGTTAACATCGATAGCACAACTTATTAGATTAATAGTATTAAGCAGAAGAGATGACTAATAAATTTATATTTTAAGAAGAGGTAAAGTGATGAATAATGCTAGAAATATAGCAGTGAATGTACTGAGGAGAGTGCTTAATGAAGGAGCCTATTCAAATATAGAGTTAAAAAAAGAACTCAATTATAAAGACATAGATGATAGAGATAAGGCTCTAATTACTGAAATTGTGTATGGAACTATAAAGTATAAATATACAATAGATACTATATTAAAGAATTATATTAAAAGTGGACTTCAAAAGGTAAATATTGATGTTTTAAATATACTAAGGATATCTATATACCAAATAAGATATTTGGATAAGATTCCGTCTTTCGCTGTGGTAAATGAAGCAGTTGAACTTACAAAGAAAAAAGCGATTAGGAATGCAAAGTTTGTAAATGCAGTTCTCAGAAATTATATAAGAAATATGAAAACCGATTATAATTATGATTCACCAGATTTTGAATTAGCGTTTAAATACTCGTTTTCACCCTGGCTTGTAAAAATGTTCCTGAATCAATATGGTTTTGAAACTACTGAAAATATATTAGCTGGACTAAATAAAACACCGTCTGTGACTGTTAGAGTTAATGATTTAAAAACAGAATATGATAAAGTGTATGAAAGCCTTACAAAAAATGGATATTCAATTAGAGAGGGAAAAATATGTCCTGAAGCCATTGTAATAAGTAAAGGGAAAAATATAGAGGATAATCTTCTATTTAAAGATGGTTTTATAACAGTACAAGATGAGAGTGCAATGCTTGTAGCACCATCTATGGATTTAGAAGAGAATATGACTGTACTCGACTTATGCAGTGCACCTGGTACAAAAACTTCGCATATAGCTGAGCTTATGAAAAATACAGGTAGTATATTTGCATTTGACATTCATGCAAATAAGCTGTCTTTAATAAGACAAAATCTTAAAAGACTTGGTATAACAGATGTAAAATGTATTGAGGCTGATGCAGCAAAATACAATCCAGATTATGAAAAGTTTGGTGACAGAGTACTTGTTGATGTACCTTGTTCAGGATTTGGTATAATATCTAAAAAACCTGAAATTAAATGGACTAAAAATAATGAATCCTTAAAAAGTATTGTAAGGATTCAAAAAGGAATTATTTCAAATGCTGCAAAATATGTAAAACCTGGTGGAAAACTTATATATTCTACATGTACGCTTAATAGGCAGGAGAATGAGGACAACATAAAATGGTTTATAAAAAAACATGCTAACTTTGAAATCGAGCCTTTTTATGTTGGAAAGTTAACCAATATTATATATCATAGAGAAGGATTTATAACTATTTTGCCAGATGAATTTATGGATGGTTTCTTTATTGCCAAGATGATAAGACGTAGGTAGGTGTGGTTATGTATAATATTTTGGATTTTGATATGAATGAGTTAAAGGAATGGATGGAGCAGAATAAAGAAAGCAAATTTAGAGCAAAGCAAATAGTGGATTGGATCTATAAGCAGAATATATGGGATTTTAACGGCATGAAAAATCTTCCTAAATCAACTAAAGAAAAATTAACTAATTCATTTTATATAGATATACCTAAAATTGTCGAGATGTATACCTCAAAAACTAATGATACAGTTAAATTTCTATATGAATTTAGGGATGGAAATGTAATAGAATGTGTTGTCATGAAATATAAATATGGAAATTCTATATGTGTTTCTACTCAAGTTGGCTGTAGAATGGGTTGTAAGTTTTGTGCCTCTACACTGGGAGGAAGAATAAGAAATTTAAGTACAGGCGAAATATTAGCTCAGATATTGAATGCACAATATAAAATTAAAGATAGAATATCAAATGTAGTATTGATGGGAAGCGGGGAACCGTTAGATAACTATATAAATGTGTTAAAATTTTTGGATATGGTCAATTCAAATTATACATTTAATATAGGACAACGACATATAACTTTATCAACATGTGGATTGGTGCCCAAAATTTTAGATCTTGCTGATAAAGAATATCAGTTAACACTTGCGATATCACTTCATGCACCGAATGATAAACTTAGGAAACTTACAATGCCTATAGCGAATGAATATTCTATAAGTGAAATTATTGATGCATGTAAGTATTACATAAAAAAAACTAACAGAAGGATAAGTTTTGAATATGCACTTATAAAGGATTTAAATGATATGGATGAATGTGCTTACGAATTAATTAAATTACTTAAAGGTATGCTGTGTCATGTTAATTTAATACCTATAAATAAAGTGAGAGAGAGAAACTATGAAAAATCATCCTTAAGCAATGTTAAAAGATTTTATGATATTTTAGAAAAAAATGGTATAGAAACAACGATTAGAAGAGAAATGGGTTCAGACATTAATGCTGCTTGTGGCCAACTGAGGAGAAGTTATTTAAAATCTAAAAATGACCTGGAAGGGGTGTAAGATATGGTGGGGATGTTATCCGACGTAGGAAACTTTAGGAAGATAAATGAAGACTATTTAGGATTTCTAAGTAAAAACGAGTGTGATATTTATGTAATAGCCGACGGAATGGGTGGACACAATGCAGGTGAGGTCGCCAGCAAATTGGCAGTGGATACCACTATAGAGTATGTAAAATCTTTAAATTCAATAGATGATATGGATAATGCTTTAGTAGAGGGAATAAAGCTTGCTAATAAAAAAATTTTTGAAGTTTCAAAGAGTGGCGAAAGATTACGAGGTATGGGGACAACTATAACTGCCTGTCTTGTAAAAGATAAGGATATGGTAGTAGCAAATGTTGGCGATAGTAGTTGTTATATATTGAAAGAAGATGGATTAGTAAAAGTGACTAAGGATCATTCTCTTGTTCAGCAGCTTGTAGATGAAGGAAGTATAACAGAAGAAGAAGCTGTAGATCATCCTAATAAAAATATAATAACAAGAGCTTTAGGAACTAATATTTCTGTGGAAATAGACACCTTTGATGTAAAATTGAATGATATAAAAAAAGTTATTTTATGCACAGATGGATTATCTAATGATGTAAGTTTAAGTGAAATGTATGATATAATATTGAAAAATGATAATGAAGATGCATGCAAACAACTTGTTGAACTTAGTAAGTTAAAAGGTGCAAGAGACAATATATCAGTTATTGTATTTTAAGGAGAGTGTAAAGATGATAGGTACTATGCTAGGGAATAGATATGAACTGTTAGAAAAGATAGGAGAAGGGGGTATGGCTTTAGTTTACAAAGCTAAATGTCATCTTCTAAATCGTTTTGTAGCAGTCAAAATATTAAAAAAACAATTTTCAAATGATAGTGATTTTGTTAAAAAATTTAAAAGAGAAGCAACGGCGGCGGCAAGTCTTTCTGATAATAATATAGTAGATATTTATGATGTAGGAACTCAGGATGATATAAATTATATAGTAATGGAGTATATAGATGGTAAAACTTTAAAGCAGATAATTACACAAAATAAGAGAATAAACACAACTAGAGCTGTGAATATAGCTATTCAAATATCAAAGGCTTTAGCATGTGCACATAAGAATAATATTATACACCGTGATATAAAGCCGCATAATATTATGGTTACGGATGATGGAGTAGTTAAAGTAACAGACTTTGGCATAGCTAAGGCATCTAATTCAGTAACGATTACAAATTCGAGTAAAGTTATGGGATCTGCTCATTATTTTTCTCCAGAGCAGGCCAAAGGAAGTTTTGTAGATTTCAGAACTGATATATATTCCTTTGGTATAGTTATATATGAAATGGTTACTGGAAGAGTGCCATATGATGCAGATAGTCCTGTATCTGTAGCATTAAAGCATATACAGGAGCCAGTAGTTCCTCCAATAGAAATAAATCATGATATCCCTCAAAGTTTAAATAAACTTATACTGAAAGCGATTGAAAAGGAACCTGTAAACAGATACCAAGATATAAAGGATATGCTGACTGATCTTAGAAGGATAGAAAAGAATCAGGATTTTAATATAAGTATAAGTGACTTGGATGATGATATGACCAGAGTTATGGATCCGATAGTTATGGATGATGATAAAAACAAAAATTATAATGATAAAGATGATCTTGAAGATGATGATGAAGATAATAATGAAGATAACGATATCGAAGATGCATCCAAATTTAAAAATTTGAATCCAAAAAAGAAAAAAAGAATACTTATGGCTGCAATAGGATTGTTAGTCGTTGTAATAGGTGCAGTTACGGGGTATTTTGCATTTGGCAAATATTTTGATGCATCTGCAAAAGAGGTTTCAGTACCAAATGTAGTTGGTATGAAACAGAATGATGCTAAAAAAGCAATAGAAGATAAAAAATTAAAATTTGTCTTAGCGGGAAAGGAAAAAAGTAGTCAACCTGAAGGAACTGTAATAAAGACATATCCTTCCTCAGGAACAAAAGTAAAGGCGAATTCTGAAGTTAGAGTTAGTGTTAGTTCTGGGCAGGATAATTTGAGTGTTCCTAATGTAGTTGGAGTTGATTTGGGATCTGCAAAGGATATTATAACTAGTAGTGGGCTTAAGGTTGGAAGCATAACTTATAAGTATAGTGATAGTACTCAAAGTGGTTATGTTATAAGTCAGAGTCCGGAATCTGATTCAAATGCCACATCGGACACTGAGGTGAGTATTGTTGTAAGCAGAGGACCACAGATTAAAAATGTTACAGTACCAGATGTAACTGGAAAGGGTGTGGATGAAGCAGCTAGTATTTTATATGGATCTGGTTTTAAAGTGTCTAAATCAGCAATAACTACCAATGATAAGTCTCAAGATGGAAAGGTTGCAAGTCAATCAATAAGTGGTTCTGCAAGACAGGGGTCAACCGTCAATCTTAATTACTACCAGTATAAGGAACCAACAACCACACCATCAGATGTAAATAATTCTAATAATAATGGCGGAAATAATGGCGGAGACAGTAATAATGATAATGGTGGAAATGATGGTGAAAATGGTAATGATAAAGGTAATGGTAATGGCAATAACACTAATACTGATCCGAATAATAACAATCCAAGCAATCCATCAAAGAATAAACAATAGTTAAATGTGTTAGTGCTTCAAGTAATAAAATTACTTGAGGCCTAACTTTTTATAATGAAATGTGTGAACTATATAAATTAGGAGGTTATATGCAGGGTATTATAACAAAAGGAATATCAGGTTTTTATTACATAGAAGTTGATAAGAAGATAATAGAATGTAAGGCGAGAGGTAAATTTAGATATAATAGTCTTGTGCCTATGGTTGGTGATAATGTCGAAGTATCCATAAAAAATGGAAAGGGAGTTATTGATAAAATATATCCGAGGAAAAATAGACTTATAAGGCCAGCGGTTGCGAATGTGACTCAGGCACTATTGGTTGTTGCACTAAAAAATCCTGATGTAAATTTAGATTTGATTAATAGGCTCCTTTTAAATTGTGAATATAATGGATTAAAGGTAATTGTCTGTTTTAATAAACTGGATCTTGTAGATATGAGGAGTCAAAATATAGAAGATGTGGTAGATATGATAAAAAGTTGTGGATATAAAACAATATTTTTGAAAGCAAAAGATGGATATGGTATAGATGATATAATTGATATATTAGATAATAATGTTACTGTATTTTGTGGAGCTTCAGGTGTTGGTAAATCAACTATATTAAATGCTGTTGTTGGTAAACAATTAATGGAAACCGGGGATATAAGTGAGAAACTAAAAAGAGGAAAGCATACGACAAGACATAGTGAGATTATAGAAGTGAACAATGGATTTGTGGTTGATACTCCAGGTTTTTCATCGATAGATATAGATTTTATGGATAAGTTAGAATTACAGAATTATTTTCCTGAATTTATAGATTATATTGGTGGGTGTAAATTTACAGGTTGTATACATTATAAAGAACCATCATGTGCAGTAAAAAAAGCGGTTGAAGATGGAAAGATAAATGCCAGGCGGTATGAATTTTATATTAAAACATTAGAAAGTATAATAAATAAAAGTAATAAGTGGTAGTGTACATTATAAGGAGGAATAAAAAATGATAAAGATAGCACCATCAATATTATCAGCTAATTTTGCAAGGTTGGGTGAAGATATTGAATTACTTAATAAATCGAGAGCGGACTGGATTCATATAGATGTAATGGATGGAATGTTTGTTCCTAATATATCTTTTGGAATTCCTGTAATAAAATCTATAAGAAAGATTACATCTCT is from Clostridium fermenticellae and encodes:
- the rsgA gene encoding ribosome small subunit-dependent GTPase A, with amino-acid sequence MQGIITKGISGFYYIEVDKKIIECKARGKFRYNSLVPMVGDNVEVSIKNGKGVIDKIYPRKNRLIRPAVANVTQALLVVALKNPDVNLDLINRLLLNCEYNGLKVIVCFNKLDLVDMRSQNIEDVVDMIKSCGYKTIFLKAKDGYGIDDIIDILDNNVTVFCGASGVGKSTILNAVVGKQLMETGDISEKLKRGKHTTRHSEIIEVNNGFVVDTPGFSSIDIDFMDKLELQNYFPEFIDYIGGCKFTGCIHYKEPSCAVKKAVEDGKINARRYEFYIKTLESIINKSNKW